DNA sequence from the Salvia splendens isolate huo1 chromosome 19, SspV2, whole genome shotgun sequence genome:
tctcatTCAAGATATTCACTTTTTATATGTGgaaataaatctctctctcctctctccttattaaaatattcaactactttttctctttacttATTCTACTTAACAATTCCTCCTAAAATTCGGTGTCACTCAAGAATATGGACATTTtgtgtggaacggagggagtacatgaaAAGATGAGCATCAAAAATACATACAAGAAAAGAAGGGCCAACTCAAGAATTCACTCATTCACCTTGTATTCACTCTATACAACACACTTGTAATGCAGTTTCACAAATGAACATGGCATATGCAATAATAAAGCAACCATTTTTTACAAAATATTCATTCAACACCCCTGCCTTAGAAATCTACCATTGAAGTGGATGTCAAAGATGAATTTGGTCAAGTTCAATGCTCTGTTTATTCATCTGATACACAGTCTCTCTCCCACAAGCTAACTCCACTCGATCGAGCATTGCTTTGCGAGGTTTGTAGCCGGCTGTCCTCATTTCGTAGAGAGTTCTAACCGCCTTGACACAGAGGCCATGCTGCATATAGTTCGCAAACATTGCATTGTAACATGCGCTATTCCTCTTACTATGACCAAACTCGAACGCCCTTGTCGCATCACTCAGGGCACCGCATTTTCCATACAAATCCACCAATGCACACTGAACAAAGCTGTCGGAATCTAGTCCTAGTTTCATTGCATTCGCGTGGACTTGTCGACCGTACCTAATAGCACCCATCGTCCTGCAAGCCTTAAGAACAATCGAGAATGTGTACTCGTTCTTCTTTACTCTCTCCTCTCCCATCTCCTTAAACACATTAGCTACGCCCACAAAGTTGTCGTCGTTGCAGCAATTCACTATCCTAGACGTCCACACAGCCGTATCCCGACACTCAACTTGCTGGAAAACACTTTCAGCACCCTCGTAATGCTTCAGCTTCCCATAGAAACTAATCAAGAAACTGCTCAAAGCATCGTTTTTCGAAAACCCCACTTTCCACAACCAGCCATGAACTTGCCTGCCGAGTTCAAAGTCAACGGTGCACACACAAGCTCTAAGCACACACATGAGAATTCCCGGAACCGAAAATCCCATCTGATCAGCACCCGCGTTCTCTAATTCTTTATCACTCAGCATTTTAACGAACAATCCATTGGCTTCATTAAACTCTCCATTCTGAACACAACCAGCAATCAGAATGGCCCAAGAGTTAAAGTCCCGCACTgtcatttcatcaaacaccttGCGCGCATGTTCCAAACAGCCACTAGATACATACATCAATAGAATCCTGTTAATCACCGGTAAGCTCGGATGAATCCCACTTGTTCTAATATGCTCGTGCAATTCAATAGCTTTGAAAGGGTCACCAGATTCTGTACATTCTTTGATGAGTGAAGTGTAAATATCTATTGGTATAGGCAATTTAAGGCCGTCCATCAATCGCAAAATGTCGGAGGTGGTGGTGACGGGCTTCTGGTTCGACTTCTTGGCAGGCTTGATTCTTACGGGTTTTAAGGGTGGTTTATATTTAGGTCTGTGAAGGGGCAACTGGATTTGGGTTTTAGGGTTAGCATTGAAATTGTTGGGATTTTTCAATTGGATATTCATGTGGAGGAGTGATGGGGTTCTGGCTGCTGTGATTTCCATTTAGCAAGAGCATTGATATCGATGTGGTTCCTGCAATTCTTCGCCTGTAAAGTAAGTCTAATTTATGTTATACTGAGAATTTTGACAAAGAACTCGATTTGATtggaattgaaaaaattaatctAAGCTAAATCGCATAGCATAGCAAAACCGAAAGCAGGACAAATGCTTCTGTAATGGAGTATGATGTTTTCTGCACATCAATTGTAAAATTCAATGAATTTATAAGAACAAATGCTTTCTTAGTGTTCTAGTAAGAATTATAATCAGTGTGAGGTAGTATACTTACAACAGCAACGCGGCGGCGAAGGTGAGGCAGAGCAGAAGCAGAAGCAGACGGAACTTGGTGGTGCTGGAGGGAAATAGGTGGAAGCGGCGTGATGGAGTTGAATCACGCTGACAACAGCAGCCGGAGATGTAGGAGCGGAGGGCGGCAATTGGCGGCGAAATAAGAAGAATCAAATTGTGAGGAAAATGAGGCGGCGCGTGTCTACCTTAAtatcaaatgaatttaaattttcagatattaaaaatattgagAAATTTTGTAGCGATGCAACGAATACCTACTATGaatcgaaaaaaaaagaacacTAGATTTTTGTGATTCGATTGTTAAAAACTAGGTTAACTCAGCAATATTTTTAAACTTTGTAAAAAATTTATAGGTTTGTCAATTTTATCAATGTGATTACTATCGGTTGCTATATTACTGTTAACTTAAAGctatccactacgctgtctctatatcatcccttaattactatttgaGAGCCCCATTGTCCTTTTTTCCtacatcccttaactaagggacggaacctgcaacgctccgtcccttaaccgtcccttaattactatttattcaattttattttttattttttttcccaacccaattcaattaaaacaaacacactttattaaaaaacacacaacataatttaaaatataaatttaaagaaaaataaaaaaactacttcgccggctaatcatcctccggagggggtcgaggttgagggggagtcggaaggccaagttgtgctgccatatgcacaattccgttccaccaggccgtgaattgggcgtacgagaagcgggaagtgtcctcgtcctcgcccgcctggggttgtacaccgcctcggccacctccaccgcctcggcctactcccggcgtgggatcaacgggaaaatcctcccggatctgagATAATCcttgcgaataccgcggggcggagggacggacatatgcatcaaggtcaaaattgggtggttggtaccccccggcgtcgccgaaccctgggtccccggcgttgacgaaccggaaccgcccaatgtgttgatcatggtctcccaatcgccgaacgcgttgagatcccacccgccggagccggagccggaaccggaaccgccgtagttgtcgtcgccgtcgccggacatcttgagttgttatatgaaaatttgagagaaaatttagatgatatgaagaatagatgtgtagttgtgtgtgaaatgaggttgagtttaggagtatttatacagtaaaaaaataattaaaaattaaaaaattaaaaaaaaaaacaaaaaaaacggtattattaccgttagaagaaaaatttcttttatttttttttattttttttaaaattcgattttttttaaaaaaattatttattgcgtcagcacttgacgacgcccactcgcgggccggcgagtgggcgtcacgcacgacgccgggtcgcgccacgtcgcctaggcgcgtggcgagacagcccgtctcTTGGCTCGACGGGACGCGACGCGGGACGAGACGCGGGACGGCGAGGGACGGGACggcgagctgcaacgcgtcgcgccggggtcccgtctctccgggacgggACGCAAGACGCCGGCGAGAtccgtagtggatggtctaagtCTTGATAGTTGATGTGTTAATCAAATTTAAAtgtaaatactccctccattctagGTTATTCGCACTTTTTGTTTCTGACTCGTCTTAAACTACTTACACTAATATACTATACTAGTTAATTAAGTGTTCCCTATTAAGTGATTTCTCATTACAACTacttaattacactaaaaaatcaatttcaaatttaaacttaaaaagaaaagtgagagCAATATTGGATAATATTGGAGGCAGGAAGTATTAAATTCTTACAAACACCGTGTGTAATTGTGTATTGTAAGCATAGAGATGATATTGAAGAAAAAATAGTCTAGCTCTAGCGGGCATTATTCACCTTGAACTTTTGAATTAAAAGGAAGAGTGAGATTAAGCTCTAAACCTCTGTTTATGCATATTTAGATGAACAAGAAAACGCCTGACACCTAATATGTGAATCAGCTCCCTACGTTAGTGGTAAGCCTTTCTCACCACTACCTAACTAAAGCTTTTAAAGTATACATTTTGCTACTCTTTGTATTCTTGAACTATTCTTGCCATCAATATATCAATTCTGGTCACCCATTCTGTAACAGATTCCCGTTTTCTTGCCCGATAAGTCAGCCCGATGATGCAGCAGAAGACGTGGTTTCATTGCCTACCTGCACCCGATTTGGTAGAGGCCTAGCAATGAGGCCATCTAAAACCCAACCTGCAACCTCACTATCCTTTTTGACATGGTTGAATTCCCTTTGCACATATTCCAAAGATATTTGAAGCTTCCCCCCTGCTCGGCAATCGTCTACGATACTGCTCGACTTTATTCCCGCATTTTTCTCCAACCAGTACAAATAACAGACATGATACAATGACCTCAGCATGTCTTGTGGGGATGAGCTCTCTTTTAGTGCCACCTAATTCATACACAGGAAATGGAATACATTCAGAATGAAAAATATAAGTGACTTCTCAGTAATATCAAAAAAATTAAGATGAGATTTGATATCTCAAAAATGGGATAGTAATCACTAGTGGGGGTATAGCAATTGGAGATTAATGTGAGGTAATGAAACATGTGCAAATTAGAAAAAACATACACAATATCCTCCTTCGAGCTCTGTCAGGATATAAGCCTCATCTTtgtataaatcaaataaagcaATGGCATCTTCCCTGTTTTTCAGAAACTCGGAGGGCTTGGAGCCCAGCTGTAACCGACGATCAATTTGAGCTGCAGCATCCTTCGCATCAGTGGATAGCAAGTCCAATTGTTCCTAGATAAAACAGGACATCGAATAACTACCCACACATGGTGCAATGTATTATACTGTCTGATTCAAATTTTCAACTGAAATTTTCCAGTAGATGGCACAAGTACTATTAAGAATTAGTTTCTCCTGCTGCTTTTGATTTGAACAAAGTTTAACATGgatctaatttttttatcagCCATTCTTCACATGATAAGAATTATACTTGCTTTTCAGGATTGAATAATTTTTCAAACCACTGCCAAGTTAGTCAGTGTACAACTATCACATTTTAACTGACAGAGGCAGCAGACTCGGATAAAGGTATCATATGACAAGTGTGCAATTGTTACTGTATTCGATCTCTCGATTCATATTTCATGCTAAAATACTGAAAAAAGATAAGAATAACGATACAAGAAAAGAAACGTACTTCGGATGTTGGCTTTACAATCAAAAGGGGGAAAGCTGGAAACAGAGGCTCCTCATCATTAACCTCTCTAACTGAAGGTACAAGACCGCTGAGCAGATACTCACTGAAGAGTAAGCCTGTTGGGAACACAATAGAATATTTATCAAGTCATACGTCGCATATATAGGAAGAAAGGGCAGAAGAAGCAAAGCGAATGCAAGTCCTACTACAGGaatcttgtttaaaaaacaaaaacatcaaTCACAAACATTTTTTGGGGTATATTTTATTGTGTACCATTGGGAATTTTTTctcattaaatttttaaaattttaaatccaGGTTTCCACATATGAAGTATGAACTAATTGACGGCCTAATTTCATGGTTACTCCATTGAGTCATAGAATCATTAAACCTAACGGATTCGTAACATTTGTTCGGAACTATTCTCCCATCAGTTAGTACATCAAGTTCAAATATATCACTCTGTCTCAGACTCTCAATTAGTATATCTAAGTCGTTTACCTTTTCCTCTCTCATGCACATACAAATAGATTAGGTTAATAGTCTTCATACATTATAGTGCCCCCTCCATAAAGCTCCGCTTGGTCTATGAGAAAACTATAACTATCTTACGAATTTCACCGTGAGGAGGAAAACAACCATCGAATTGCAACACCAGTAATACTATCTATAAGACTTACCAGTAATACGATCTACAAGACTACAACTGGAACAAGTTGTAATGCAGGAACTAAAGTAACAAAAGACAAGCCAAGGAATTACTTGCACGATATGGATTCAATGTCCTTATCTGGATGGACTGATATGATTTCAGATTGCAGAACATGTGGACCCAAGTTATAACACCAAAAGAAGCAAGAGCAAGAGGTGTAGAAGACTGTACGGCATTAGCCAATACTATGCCAAGCATGATTCCAATTGATTTGCTCACCATTCCCTGAGCTTCACCCTTTGCAATTACCTGTCATTAAAACACTCCTTCTAAACCTCAATATTTTAAGAAGCAGCTACATCCGATGATCATATGAAATAACAAAAGAAAAGGGCCTATAATTTAGTTCCAAAACAAGATTATTGGGTTATGAAGATTAAATCTATAGTGTAGATTATACCTCCGCAAAATTCCTCTGTGCAGCAAATCCAGCATAGAAACAACTCCTAGTAGCTGCCTATCAAACAAAAGTTTCTTGTGTAAGGAGaataataaaatagtagtatcTTTCTATATAAAGCACATAAGATATGTGGAATAGTTTAAGTTTCTTCAAGGAAAACTAAACTAATAGAAACAACCCACTGGATTGAGAAAATGAGATATGAAGAGACCAAAAAGTAAACCGATTTAACTTGCTGATTATACGAACACAATTGCCCAAGTAATAGAAAATCATAGGAATCTAAAAGTTGTTACTTCAATAAAATACAGCCATACACGAACATAGTACAATTTCTGGCATTAACTGATTAAACTTGCTGATctaacaaagaaaaagaaaccaaGTTTGAACCCTTATTGTAATTTGCTAAAACCAAGCTAATCACTAGTAGTATTTTAGAAGAGTAAGCAATCTTCTTAGATATCATGAATATACCAAGAGCTGCATAAAATTGACATACATTGACTCGTATATGGAATTTCTTCCAAGAAGTTATAGTCTGCAAGCAGTTACAGTTACATTAAGTTAAAACCAACCTGAATTAACGCCCCTGCAGATCTTCCAGCTCCAGCCAATGCACCAATTGGAACAAAGAGATGAGGGAAAGCAGGGGTCAAGATTTCCATCCCAAAAGCAGCATTTTCTAGAAGATCAGCAAACAACCTCCAACCCTTTGGATTCACGTCAAAATGTCTCCCGTATTTCGACAGCATTATCTTGCTTACATACCCAATCCCATCCTTCAGCACCCAATTCACTGCCGCTGCTGTAGGAATCGCCCCCTTTCCTAAACCAATAGCATAAAGCATAGCCTGCACGTTGATGAAACAGTAACATAAATTACTTTCATCATTAACAACGACATTTTCAGAGATTACAAACAAGGTCGAATCACCTGAGTTGCAAGCACGCCGCTGATTTGTGCAGCAATGCCTTGAACCCCTCTCCAAAGAGAATACTCGAGGTAGTCGCTCGTAACGCTATCAGGGAACCCTTCCGGCAGCAACAAACCCGCCGCTAAATCCCTACATTTCGCCCAAACATCTCCCAAGGTCGCCGCAGACGAGGTCGGATTCCCGTCGCTTGACCTCCAAGGCCAAAACAACACTTTCTCATGCACAACGAATTCATCTCTGCTGTAATCAGGCAGCAGCTCGATCCTCTTACCGCCTTTAATTTCGTAAACGGAATCATCGTTATCTCCATTTTCCGCTCGCGCCGGAGAAGATGAGAGGATGAAGTAGCTCGCTATTGAAAGAAGTAAAGCGCGAGATACGGAACGCGATTCTTCTCTATTGCTGAAAATCAAATGCCACGGCAGAAGAAAGAGCGATTTCCGATTAAAATTGAAGGAATTGCCGCTGCCGTCGTCGCCGCTGCCTCCATTTCCACCACCTCCAGAGCTACCACCTCCATTTCCGCCGCCTTTGTGGAGAGTTCGGGAGGAGTAATGAAGCGGCGTAAAGCGGTTGTGATTGAGGTGAAGAATTGTGCGTGCGCCCGTGAGGTGGGTGGGGAAGGGGGAGGCGATCGAGAGAGTAAAGCTTGCGGCAGAAGTGGTGGTGGGAGGGGTGGAAGGTGAAGACGGTTGGCGAGGAAGGGGGAAGGGGTTGCAGGCCGAGCAACCCATAATTGCGGCGACCGCGAGAGATTCGATGCGGCGGTTACGGGAAGCTTTTTTGCGAGTCTTTCTCAGTCAAAACGACAACGGAGAAACTACTCTATTGGGCCCTTCTCTTTTGGGCTTTCAAATATGCCGTTTTAACTGGGCTATTTTATCAGGCTCATTCTAGGCCTGAATTTTTAGAAATTGTGTTGCGTCgtggaaaaagaaaataaaacaaaaaataaataaaactgaTATCGCCatattctttaaaaataaaaacttttgaatacatagtaatataaaattagtaaaataaaaagagataaaaaaatatatatacaatgaaaagataaaagataataaaaataatatttataaattttggggTCCATATTGGATATAATGTTATaataattgtaaataaatttatttatatgaataaaCTCTCTGTCCTAGTTAAGAAGCCATATTTTTTAGTGGCATGAAATTTTAAGAGGAATTATTAGGTAGAGTaggtagataaaaaaaattgttaaatattttaatgaaagaaaagaaaaaagaaattcatTTCTAAAggcaaactaaaaagaaaatatagaaaaggtcttatttttaagaaatatattaaaataaaaataatttttatttataagagaAACTATATTTTAGTGGTCAAGATAAAGTAATGACGGCAATATTGGTAAGTGGTAAGTTCAAGAAAAACCACGCGGACTTTGAATTTTAAGGATATCTTCAAAATTCTAacattaaattattattgaaaTGTGAATGTGAATGTCAAACACTTGGAAGATAATAATGAAAGCTAGACTTGGATCTTAGTTAAAAATAGTTCAAACTATTCTGCATCTCAATAGACAATAGTTGATCATCTTCATTCTCGTTTCAATCTTCCAAAGGCAACGGACAAGAAATCTATCCATGGCAGCAGCTTTCGCAGCTCTAGTTTCTCTTGAGAATAATCTACTCCTTATCTACAATCACCCCAAACATTCGTTTCAGTTCGAGGAAAAACAGATTCAGTCCCTTGGGGGAAGTGTCAGTTTCCTGATCAAAGCTATGACAATTCTCATGGAGCCACAAAACAAGCTGCAGAAGCTTTAGAGATGCGAATTGCGCATGCAGCTCAAGTGGCAGAAGATGTGATCGAATCACATATGGTCGATCAGATCCGTGGTGGAAAGACAAGATCATGTCGTTTCCTGCTGGATCTGCAGAAAGCAATCGAAGGCATGGATTACATGAGGAGAAAGGCTTTAAACGTGGGAGCGCGAAGTGAAAGGGGCCATCAGCAGCAACAGCAGTAGCCGCGC
Encoded proteins:
- the LOC121778571 gene encoding protein root UVB sensitive 1, chloroplastic-like, coding for MGCSACNPFPLPRQPSSPSTPPTTTSAASFTLSIASPFPTHLTGARTILHLNHNRFTPLHYSSRTLHKGGGNGGGSSGGGGNGGSGDDGSGNSFNFNRKSLFLLPWHLIFSNREESRSVSRALLLSIASYFILSSSPARAENGDNDDSVYEIKGGKRIELLPDYSRDEFVVHEKVLFWPWRSSDGNPTSSAATLGDVWAKCRDLAAGLLLPEGFPDSVTSDYLEYSLWRGVQGIAAQISGVLATQAMLYAIGLGKGAIPTAAAVNWVLKDGIGYVSKIMLSKYGRHFDVNPKGWRLFADLLENAAFGMEILTPAFPHLFVPIGALAGAGRSAGALIQAATRSCFYAGFAAQRNFAEVIAKGEAQGMVSKSIGIMLGIVLANAVQSSTPLALASFGVITWVHMFCNLKSYQSIQIRTLNPYRASLLFSEYLLSGLVPSVREVNDEEPLFPAFPLLIVKPTSEEQLDLLSTDAKDAAAQIDRRLQLGSKPSEFLKNREDAIALFDLYKDEAYILTELEGGYCVALKESSSPQDMLRSLYHVCYLYWLEKNAGIKSSSIVDDCRAGGKLQISLEYVQREFNHVKKDSEVAGWVLDGLIARPLPNRVQVGNETTSSAASSG
- the LOC121778325 gene encoding pentatricopeptide repeat-containing protein At1g31790-like, translating into MEITAARTPSLLHMNIQLKNPNNFNANPKTQIQLPLHRPKYKPPLKPVRIKPAKKSNQKPVTTTSDILRLMDGLKLPIPIDIYTSLIKECTESGDPFKAIELHEHIRTSGIHPSLPVINRILLMYVSSGCLEHARKVFDEMTVRDFNSWAILIAGCVQNGEFNEANGLFVKMLSDKELENAGADQMGFSVPGILMCVLRACVCTVDFELGRQVHGWLWKVGFSKNDALSSFLISFYGKLKHYEGAESVFQQVECRDTAVWTSRIVNCCNDDNFVGVANVFKEMGEERVKKNEYTFSIVLKACRTMGAIRYGRQVHANAMKLGLDSDSFVQCALVDLYGKCGALSDATRAFEFGHSKRNSACYNAMFANYMQHGLCVKAVRTLYEMRTAGYKPRKAMLDRVELACGRETVYQMNKQSIELDQIHL